The proteins below come from a single Miscanthus floridulus cultivar M001 chromosome 1, ASM1932011v1, whole genome shotgun sequence genomic window:
- the LOC136551578 gene encoding cyclic dof factor 1-like isoform X1, whose amino-acid sequence MGEGRAGDGLIKLFGKTIPVPETAAVGEAAKDIQQSGSSGTTDPKGQENTLQDSTGSPPQQEVADTEDSSAAKTSSADKQQGEAANQKEKLKKPDKILPCPRCNSMDTKFCYYNNYNIKQPRHFCKNCQRYWTAGGAMRNVPVGAGRRKSKSASAASHFLQRVRAALPIDPLCTAAKTNGTVLSFGSDMSSLDLTEQMKHLKEKLIPIAGIKNGDERSVGSCTEGPAKAEDSNQKENVTAEKSAKNVQHPCMNGVAMWPFSCAPPPACYTPGSIAIPFYPAAAAYWGCMVPGAWNAPWPPHSPSEMGSTHSTTSPASTKSNCFTPGKRPRDCNEEGDTKGNGKVWVPKTIRIDDVDEVARSSILSLIGINGDKAGKDGTGCKLARVFERKEEARTATHSVINGLPFLQGNPAALSRSLTFQEGS is encoded by the exons atgggGGAGGGCAGAGCAGGAGACGGCCTCATCAAGCTGTTCGGGAAGACCATCCCCGTGCCGGAGACGGCCGCCGTGGGCGAGGCTGCCAAG GACATCCAACAAAGCGGCAGCAGCGGCACCACTGATCCGAAGGGGCAAGAGAACACCCTTCAGGACTCCACAGGCTCGCCTCCGCAGCAGGAGGTTGCGGACACTGAAGACTCGTCGGCTGCCAAGACCTCCTCGGCAGACAAACAGCAGGGCGAGGCGGCCAACCAGAAGGAGAAGCTCAAGAAGCCTGACAAGATCCTGCCGTGCCCCCGGTGCAACAGCATGGACACCAAGTTCTGCTACTATAACAACTACAACATCAAGCAGCCACGCCACTTCTGCAAGAACTGCCAAAGGTACTGGACTGCTGGCGGTGCCATGCGCAACGTGCCTGTGGGTGCAGGCCGGCGCAAGAGCAAGAGCGCGTCAGCCGCTTCCCACTTCCTTCAGAGGGTCAGGGCCGCTCTGCCCATCGATCCCCTCTGCACGGCAGCCAAGACGAATGGCACGGTGCTCAGCTTCGGCTCTGACATGTCCAGCTTAGACCTCACAGAACAGATGAAGCACCTGAAGGAGAAGCTCATCCCAATAGCGGGGATCAAGAACGGCGATGAACGTTCAGTTGGCTCTTGCACTGAAGGACCTGCGAAGGCAGAAGACTCAAACCAAAAGGAGAATGTTACAGCAGAGAAATCTGCAAAAAATGTTCAGCATCCATGCATGAACGGGGTGGCCATGTGGCCATTTAGCTGTGCACCACCACCTGCCTGTTACACCCCAGGCAGCATAGCAATTCCGTTCTACCCAGCAGCTGCTGCCTACTGGGGTTGCATGGTTCCAGGAGCTTGGAATGCCCCATGGCCGCCTCACTCCCCGTCCGAGATGGGTTCGACCCATAGCACTACTTCTCCAGCATCCACGAAGTCCAATTGCTTCACACCAGGAAAGCGCCCTAGAGACTGCAACGAGGAAGGAGATACCAAAGGAAATGGCAAGGTGTGGGTGCCAAAGACGATCCGAATCGATGACGTGGATGAGGTGGCCAGGAGTTCTATCTTGTCGCTAATCGGGATCAATGGCGAcaaagctggcaaagatggcacaGGGTGCAAGCTTGCAAGGGTTTTTGAGCGGAAAGAAGAGGCAAGGACGGCAACTCACTCAGTCATCAACGGCTTGCCGTTCTTGCAGGGGAATCCAGCTGCGCTCTCACGGTCATTGACCTTCCAGGAGGGATCTTGA
- the LOC136468567 gene encoding uncharacterized protein, producing MRHLKLVHNMRAQSDPWFVDYLLRIGGGTEEVNEDGNVRILDEICVLYSGDAEKDLHTLIDIIFPDLNANMANKDYITTRAILSTRNDWVDMINMKMIDMFQGGETVYHRFDSTVDDPQNYYPSEFLNSLTPNGLPPHVLKLKLGCPVILLRNIDPANGLCNGTRLVVQGFRRNIIDAEIVVGQHVGKRFKRKQFPIRLSFAMTINKSQG from the exons ATGCGCCACCTAAAGCTCGTCCACAACATGAGGGCTCAGAGTGACCCGTGGTTTGTAGATTATCTATTGCGCATTGGTGGTGGAACGGAAGAGGTTAACGAAGATGGCAATGTACGTATTCTAGACGAGATATGTGTCCTGTACTCTGGAGATGCTGAGAAAGATCTTCATACATTGATCGATATCATCTTTCCAGATCTAAATGCAAACATGGCGAACAAAGACTACATCACCACTAGAGCAATTTTATCTACACGTAATGATTGGGtggacatgatcaatatgaaaatgaTTGATATGTTCCAGGGCGGCGAGACGGTGTATCACAGGTTTGACTCCACGGTAGATGATCCACAGAACTACTATCCATCAGAGTTCCTTAACAGTTTGACCCCCAACGGGCTGCCTCCACACGTCTTGAAGCTCAAGCTCGGGTGTCCTGTcatattgcttaggaatattgaccCTGCCAATGGGCTATGCAACGGTACAAGGCTGGTGGTGCAGGGGTTCCGAAGAAATATAATCGATGCTGAAATCGTGGTGGGGCAGCATGTTGGGAAGCGG TTTAAGAGGAAGCAGTTTCCTATCAGGCTGAGCTTTGCCATGACGATCAACAAGTCACAGGGCTAA
- the LOC136551578 gene encoding cyclic dof factor 1-like isoform X2: MFELEPTDIQQSGSSGTTDPKGQENTLQDSTGSPPQQEVADTEDSSAAKTSSADKQQGEAANQKEKLKKPDKILPCPRCNSMDTKFCYYNNYNIKQPRHFCKNCQRYWTAGGAMRNVPVGAGRRKSKSASAASHFLQRVRAALPIDPLCTAAKTNGTVLSFGSDMSSLDLTEQMKHLKEKLIPIAGIKNGDERSVGSCTEGPAKAEDSNQKENVTAEKSAKNVQHPCMNGVAMWPFSCAPPPACYTPGSIAIPFYPAAAAYWGCMVPGAWNAPWPPHSPSEMGSTHSTTSPASTKSNCFTPGKRPRDCNEEGDTKGNGKVWVPKTIRIDDVDEVARSSILSLIGINGDKAGKDGTGCKLARVFERKEEARTATHSVINGLPFLQGNPAALSRSLTFQEGS, translated from the exons atgTTTGAATTGGAGCCAACG GACATCCAACAAAGCGGCAGCAGCGGCACCACTGATCCGAAGGGGCAAGAGAACACCCTTCAGGACTCCACAGGCTCGCCTCCGCAGCAGGAGGTTGCGGACACTGAAGACTCGTCGGCTGCCAAGACCTCCTCGGCAGACAAACAGCAGGGCGAGGCGGCCAACCAGAAGGAGAAGCTCAAGAAGCCTGACAAGATCCTGCCGTGCCCCCGGTGCAACAGCATGGACACCAAGTTCTGCTACTATAACAACTACAACATCAAGCAGCCACGCCACTTCTGCAAGAACTGCCAAAGGTACTGGACTGCTGGCGGTGCCATGCGCAACGTGCCTGTGGGTGCAGGCCGGCGCAAGAGCAAGAGCGCGTCAGCCGCTTCCCACTTCCTTCAGAGGGTCAGGGCCGCTCTGCCCATCGATCCCCTCTGCACGGCAGCCAAGACGAATGGCACGGTGCTCAGCTTCGGCTCTGACATGTCCAGCTTAGACCTCACAGAACAGATGAAGCACCTGAAGGAGAAGCTCATCCCAATAGCGGGGATCAAGAACGGCGATGAACGTTCAGTTGGCTCTTGCACTGAAGGACCTGCGAAGGCAGAAGACTCAAACCAAAAGGAGAATGTTACAGCAGAGAAATCTGCAAAAAATGTTCAGCATCCATGCATGAACGGGGTGGCCATGTGGCCATTTAGCTGTGCACCACCACCTGCCTGTTACACCCCAGGCAGCATAGCAATTCCGTTCTACCCAGCAGCTGCTGCCTACTGGGGTTGCATGGTTCCAGGAGCTTGGAATGCCCCATGGCCGCCTCACTCCCCGTCCGAGATGGGTTCGACCCATAGCACTACTTCTCCAGCATCCACGAAGTCCAATTGCTTCACACCAGGAAAGCGCCCTAGAGACTGCAACGAGGAAGGAGATACCAAAGGAAATGGCAAGGTGTGGGTGCCAAAGACGATCCGAATCGATGACGTGGATGAGGTGGCCAGGAGTTCTATCTTGTCGCTAATCGGGATCAATGGCGAcaaagctggcaaagatggcacaGGGTGCAAGCTTGCAAGGGTTTTTGAGCGGAAAGAAGAGGCAAGGACGGCAACTCACTCAGTCATCAACGGCTTGCCGTTCTTGCAGGGGAATCCAGCTGCGCTCTCACGGTCATTGACCTTCCAGGAGGGATCTTGA